In the genome of Solibacillus silvestris, one region contains:
- a CDS encoding dehydrogenase has translation MELLGKVALVTGGGRGIGKESALLLASKGAKVAVCARNEQECAEVQQLIETKYNVPSIGIKCDVSDYAQVQEAVAVVAKELGPIDILINNAGAMALKPFTETTPEEWIKMHDINVHGPYYFCYETVPSMIERRTGAIINISSIWGTKGGPNRSAYISSKHAVIGFSKALGEELKPYGIRVNAVCPGPVDTQMTNELGANLNKDGWLDAIDIANVIVDLVLPKSRAITATSVEAFGFGAPVGLAK, from the coding sequence ATGGAATTACTAGGTAAAGTAGCGCTTGTGACAGGCGGCGGTCGGGGAATCGGTAAAGAATCTGCCTTATTACTAGCTTCAAAAGGTGCGAAAGTTGCTGTTTGTGCGCGCAATGAACAAGAGTGCGCAGAAGTGCAGCAGCTGATTGAAACAAAATATAATGTCCCATCAATCGGAATTAAATGCGATGTTTCGGATTATGCACAAGTCCAGGAAGCTGTAGCAGTTGTCGCAAAGGAGCTTGGACCAATCGATATATTGATCAATAATGCAGGAGCGATGGCATTAAAGCCATTTACGGAAACGACGCCCGAAGAATGGATCAAAATGCACGATATTAATGTACATGGCCCTTATTACTTCTGCTATGAAACGGTTCCGTCAATGATTGAAAGACGTACAGGTGCGATCATCAATATTTCTTCAATATGGGGGACGAAAGGTGGTCCGAACCGTAGTGCCTACATCTCGTCCAAACATGCGGTAATCGGTTTTTCAAAAGCATTGGGTGAAGAGTTAAAGCCATACGGTATACGAGTAAATGCCGTTTGCCCAGGCCCGGTTGATACACAGATGACCAATGAACTTGGAGCAAACTTGAATAAAGACGGCTGGTTGGATGCCATTGATATTGCCAATGTCATCGTGGACCTTGTACTGCCGAAGAGCCGCGCGATTACTGCCACTTCAGTAGAGGCATTCGGATTCGGTGCACCAGTTGGATTAGCTAAATAA